Below is a window of Halarcobacter anaerophilus DNA.
TTATGTCTGCACTATTCCATATGGCACCAAGAATTTACGGAAGAGAAATTTATTCTAAATCATTACTTGATACTCAATTCTGGTTACAAACAACCGGTATCGTATTATACTTTACATCAATGTGGATTGCAGGTATTACTCAAGGTATGATGTGGAGAGCTTATGACGAATATGGTTCATTGGTTTACTCTTTTATTGATACTGTAACAGTATTACATCCATATTACACAATTAGAGCTGTTGGTGGGTTATTATACCTAATTGGATTCTTTTTATTTGCATATAACATGTACAAAACTGCAACAGCAGGTAGAGTACTTGATAAAGAACCAGTAAATGCTTCGCCAGTAGCAGCGTAGAAAGAAGGAGGTTAAAATGTTTCATTGGTTTGAACAAAGACCGTTTTTCTTTGCGGTACTAGTATTTATTTTCGTTGCATTTGCAGGTATTGTTGAAATAATCCCTGATTTTGCTAAACAATCAAGACCTACAGTTGGTACAAAACCATACACATTATTGGAGTTAGCTGGTAGACAAATCTATATCAAAGACTCTTGTAATGCTTGTCACTCACAATTAATTAGACCATTTAAATCTGAAACAGATAGATATGGTATGTACTCTTTATCTGGTGAGTATGCTTATGATAGACCATTTTTATGGGGATCAAAAAGAACAGGTCCGGATTTAAAAAGAGTCGGTAACTACAGAACTACAGATTGGCATGAAAACCATATGATGGAACCTGCATCAGTAGTTCCAGGTTCAATTATGCCGGCATACCCTCATATGTTTACAAATTTGGTAGATTTGGATACTGCATATGCTGAAGCTTATACAGTTAAAACAGTATTTAATACACCATATGACGTTGATATTGACGGTGATGGAAAAGTTGATGTAGCTTTAGGTGATTATGATACAGCTATTGCAAAAGCTAAAGAAGAAGCAAAAGCGATTGCTGCAGATATGAAACACCAAGCTGTAAAAGATGCCGTTGCTAACGGTCAAGTTCCTGAAATAGTTGCATTAATTGCATATTTGAATTCTTTAAAATAAGAGGTTAAAATGGATCAAGAAGCTTTACTTACATTTCATGGATATGCTAAGTTTTTTTTAATTTTTATTGTTTTTGTCATATTTTACTCTTATGCTTACTCTATTTATAAAAGAGACAAGAAGGGTGAAAGAGATTTTGAAAAATATTCAAACTTAGTTCATGATGATGATGCTTCAAATGATCCTCTCGAAAATAGAAAAGAAGAAAAAGAGAATAAAGAGAAGGAGAAATGATATGAAATCTATGGTAATAGGTGGAATTATTCTTATCATCGCTTTAATAGCAGGAACTTACTATGTAGCAGGTGACGCTTTTAACAGTGATGACTATGTAAATAGTTTAACATTTTTAGGTGCAATTGCAATTATCACTATTACTGTGTTTGTAGCGCTTAAATATGTAAATCAAATTAAAAATGATACGGCTAGCGGTGAGTTAGCTGAAGAAAAATGGGACGGTATCGGTGAATATAGAAACCCGATTCCTACTGGATGGGCATTGGCATTTATCGGAACAATGGTTTGGTTATTATGGTACTGGACTATCGGTTATCCAACAAATGGATTTTCTCAAATTGGACAATGGAATGAAGAAGTAAATGATTATAATGCAAAATTTGCTTCAAAATGGGAAAACCCTTCTGAAGATACTTTAGTTTCTATGGGACAATCAGTATTTTTGGTACAATGTGCACCTTGTCACGGTGTTGATGCAGAAGGTATCAACGGAAAAGCACAAAACTTAACTCACAGAATCTCTAAAGAGAGTGTTGAGTATGTTATTAAAAACGGTTCAAACAATTTAGTAACTGCTTTCCCTGCAGGTATGCCTCCAATGATGCTTACGGAACAAGCTGATATTGATGCGGTTTCTACATATGTTGCGGGTGGATTTAAAGGTGAACAACCTGCTGCTTTCGCAGTATGTGCAGGATGTCACGGAGCAGATGGAAAAGGTATGGCTTTTGTTGGTCCTAATATCAGAAATTATGATGATGCTTTAGTACTTGCTGTATTAACTAACGGTAAAAAAGGTCATATAGGTTCTATGCCTAGCTTTAACGATAGATTAAATCCAACACAAGAAAAAGCATTAGCTGCTTACATTAGAAGTATAGGAGAGTAAAATGGCTGGAAATACACAAATGAATGACAATGAAAGAGGTCTTTTCTCTTTAATGCACGGTATTAGTGGTATGTTAATTGCAGTTGTTTTACTTCTAACAATTTTATTTGTTCTAGGTTTTAATGCTGTAATGGTACAACAAAGAGAAGCTCAAAATTATTATAAAATTAACCAAGATTTGAATGGTTTAAAAGCTATAAGTCATGATAATCATAAACAATATGAGCTAAGCGGCAAATAAGGAGAACTTCATGTATAAACTAATTTGGCTTTTAATGGGAGCAGTTGCAGTTGCATCTGTATATTTAGCTTTTTTTGACTCTACAAGAGTGTTTGTCGGTTAATGAAAAGCTTTAATTACTTTAAAGTAGCAGTGATTTCACTGCTACTTTTTTTATCTACAAATTTATATGCAAGCAAATTTATTTTAAATGACGGCGGTATAATTGATCATAGAGCAATTGAAAAAATTGAACAAATAGGTTCTGAAGCTAAAAACAGACTTGGCGTAAATATTTATGTTTATGCACAAAAATCTTTGAACTTAGATGAAGATATATCAACAAAAGATAAAATTAAGTATATAAAAGAGTATGAATCTAAAATTGTTAAAACTCTGGCAAAACCTTATGTACTTCTTACAATCTCTTTAGAAGATACTCATGTAAATTTAATTGTATCTAACGAATTAAAAGATGTTGTTGATAAAAATGATATTTTAAACGACTATGTAGTACCATTACTTGCTTCAAAAGATAAGAACTCGCTGTTTGCAAAAGCTAGTGCAGCTATATTAAACGGT
It encodes the following:
- the ccoO gene encoding cytochrome-c oxidase, cbb3-type subunit II; protein product: MFHWFEQRPFFFAVLVFIFVAFAGIVEIIPDFAKQSRPTVGTKPYTLLELAGRQIYIKDSCNACHSQLIRPFKSETDRYGMYSLSGEYAYDRPFLWGSKRTGPDLKRVGNYRTTDWHENHMMEPASVVPGSIMPAYPHMFTNLVDLDTAYAEAYTVKTVFNTPYDVDIDGDGKVDVALGDYDTAIAKAKEEAKAIAADMKHQAVKDAVANGQVPEIVALIAYLNSLK
- a CDS encoding CcoQ/FixQ family Cbb3-type cytochrome c oxidase assembly chaperone, translating into MDQEALLTFHGYAKFFLIFIVFVIFYSYAYSIYKRDKKGERDFEKYSNLVHDDDASNDPLENRKEEKENKEKEK
- a CDS encoding c-type cytochrome → MKSMVIGGIILIIALIAGTYYVAGDAFNSDDYVNSLTFLGAIAIITITVFVALKYVNQIKNDTASGELAEEKWDGIGEYRNPIPTGWALAFIGTMVWLLWYWTIGYPTNGFSQIGQWNEEVNDYNAKFASKWENPSEDTLVSMGQSVFLVQCAPCHGVDAEGINGKAQNLTHRISKESVEYVIKNGSNNLVTAFPAGMPPMMLTEQADIDAVSTYVAGGFKGEQPAAFAVCAGCHGADGKGMAFVGPNIRNYDDALVLAVLTNGKKGHIGSMPSFNDRLNPTQEKALAAYIRSIGE
- a CDS encoding DUF4006 family protein; the encoded protein is MAGNTQMNDNERGLFSLMHGISGMLIAVVLLLTILFVLGFNAVMVQQREAQNYYKINQDLNGLKAISHDNHKQYELSGK